A single window of Streptomyces sp. NBC_00464 DNA harbors:
- a CDS encoding DUF2469 domain-containing protein yields MSAEDLEKYETEMELKLYREYRDVVGLFKYVIETERRFYLTNDYEMQVHSVQGEVFFEVSMADAWVWDMYRPARFVKQVRVLTFKDVNIEELNKSDLELPGG; encoded by the coding sequence ATGAGCGCCGAGGACCTCGAGAAGTACGAGACCGAGATGGAGCTGAAGCTCTACCGGGAGTACCGCGATGTCGTCGGTCTGTTCAAATATGTGATCGAGACCGAACGGCGCTTCTACCTCACCAACGACTACGAGATGCAGGTGCACTCGGTCCAGGGTGAGGTGTTCTTCGAGGTGTCCATGGCGGATGCCTGGGTCTGGGACATGTACCGGCCCGCACGGTTCGTCAAACAGGTACGGGTTCTGACGTTCAAGGACGTCAACATCGAGGAGCTCAACAAGAGCGATCTCGAGCTTCCGGGTGGCTGA
- a CDS encoding YraN family protein, with protein MNARGALGRYGEDLAARLLTDAGMSVLERNWRCRAGEIDIVAKDGDALVICEVKTRREGAFEHPMAGVTPAKADRLRRLAELWLARHGGPPPGGVRIDLVGVVLPRRGAPLAEHARGVA; from the coding sequence ATGAACGCACGGGGGGCACTCGGGCGGTACGGCGAGGATCTGGCGGCACGGCTGCTGACCGATGCCGGCATGTCCGTACTCGAACGGAACTGGCGCTGTCGCGCCGGCGAGATCGACATCGTCGCGAAGGACGGTGACGCTCTCGTCATCTGTGAGGTGAAGACCCGCAGGGAGGGGGCTTTCGAGCACCCGATGGCCGGGGTCACTCCGGCCAAGGCGGACCGTCTGCGGCGGCTGGCCGAGCTCTGGCTGGCCCGCCACGGCGGTCCGCCGCCCGGCGGGGTGCGGATCGACCTGGTCGGTGTGGTGCTGCCCAGGCGCGGTGCGCCCCTGGCCGAGCATGCGCGGGGGGTGGCCTGA
- the lepB gene encoding signal peptidase I — MDTEAKPQERDRSSAPATGPEEGSRFSRIPGRLTTSMSWRRTLALGAVCSVGVLLFSNFVVQPFLIPSGSMESTLQVGDRVLVNKLAYRFGSVPQRGDVVVFDGTGSFVQETPPENPVTGLLHGAAASLGFAEPAETDFVKRVVGVGGDRVVCCDKRGRVEVNGRPVNEDYLFAGDAPSRVPFDIVVPDGTLWMMGDHRSNSRDSRDHLGEPGGGMVPVDKVIGRADWFGWPLGRLGSVPDTADFDGIPAPGSAHG, encoded by the coding sequence ATGGACACGGAAGCAAAGCCTCAGGAGCGCGACCGCTCCTCCGCACCCGCTACGGGGCCGGAGGAGGGGTCGCGCTTCTCGCGTATCCCGGGCCGGTTGACCACCTCGATGTCATGGCGCCGCACCCTTGCGCTCGGTGCTGTCTGCTCGGTCGGCGTGCTGCTCTTCAGCAACTTCGTGGTGCAGCCCTTCCTGATCCCCAGTGGCTCGATGGAGTCCACTCTGCAGGTCGGGGACCGGGTGCTCGTCAATAAACTGGCGTACCGTTTCGGCTCCGTACCCCAGCGCGGCGACGTGGTGGTCTTCGACGGCACCGGATCCTTCGTCCAGGAGACGCCGCCGGAGAACCCCGTGACCGGGCTGCTGCACGGTGCGGCGGCTTCCCTCGGGTTCGCGGAGCCCGCCGAGACCGACTTCGTGAAGCGAGTGGTGGGTGTGGGGGGTGACCGGGTGGTCTGCTGCGACAAGCGCGGAAGGGTCGAGGTGAACGGCCGGCCCGTGAACGAGGACTACCTGTTCGCGGGGGACGCGCCGTCCCGGGTGCCGTTCGACATCGTGGTGCCCGACGGGACGCTGTGGATGATGGGCGACCACCGGAGCAATTCCCGGGACTCCCGCGACCACCTGGGTGAACCGGGCGGCGGCATGGTCCCCGTCGACAAGGTGATCGGGCGGGCCGACTGGTTCGGCTGGCCGCTGGGCCGCCTGGGGTCCGTGCCGGACACCGCGGACTTCGACGGAATACCGGCGCCCGGTTCGGCGCATGGGTAA
- the lepB gene encoding signal peptidase I — protein sequence MSATGRTGEGNGRLGSKLSGLAVAVGCVLFLGGFAWAAVVYRPYTVPTESMSPTVKAGDRVLAQRVDGSEVRRGDVVVFTDQAWGDMPMVKRVVGIGGDKVACCEKDGRLTVNGIPVAETYLEAGDPASAIDFTAEVPEGKLFLLGDDRTVSQDSRVHLEESGQGSVPRSAVRARVDAVAWPLGGMIGRPQTFAALPGGVSSEGPLKLQLGAMAAGVVLILGGAVYGPVAARSARSKRNKQGKATVGAR from the coding sequence ATGAGTGCAACAGGACGTACGGGTGAGGGCAACGGCCGGCTCGGCAGCAAGCTGTCGGGGCTGGCCGTCGCCGTCGGCTGTGTGCTCTTTCTCGGCGGCTTCGCCTGGGCGGCCGTGGTGTACCGGCCGTACACGGTGCCGACCGAGTCGATGAGCCCGACGGTGAAGGCGGGCGACCGGGTCCTCGCGCAGCGGGTGGACGGCAGTGAGGTCCGCCGGGGTGATGTGGTGGTGTTCACCGATCAGGCGTGGGGTGACATGCCGATGGTGAAGCGGGTCGTCGGGATCGGTGGCGACAAGGTCGCCTGCTGCGAGAAGGACGGCCGCCTCACGGTCAACGGCATACCCGTGGCGGAAACGTATCTTGAGGCGGGGGACCCGGCCTCGGCGATCGATTTCACGGCCGAGGTGCCGGAGGGGAAGCTCTTCCTCCTGGGAGATGACCGCACGGTCTCGCAGGACTCCCGGGTTCACCTGGAGGAGAGCGGGCAGGGTTCGGTGCCGCGCAGCGCCGTACGGGCCCGGGTGGACGCCGTCGCCTGGCCGCTGGGCGGCATGATCGGACGGCCCCAGACCTTCGCGGCGCTGCCCGGCGGGGTGTCGTCCGAGGGGCCGCTGAAGCTTCAGCTCGGTGCCATGGCCGCGGGCGTGGTGCTCATCCTGGGCGGTGCCGTGTACGGGCCGGTCGCGGCGCGGTCCGCCCGGTCGAAGCGGAACAAGCAGGGGAAGGCGACCGTCGGTGCCCGCTGA
- the rplS gene encoding 50S ribosomal protein L19 yields the protein MASLLDDVNAASVRTDVPAFRSGDTVNVHVRVIEGNRSRIQQFKGIVIRRQGAGISETFTVRKVSFSVGVERTFPVHSPIFEKIELITRGDVRRAKLYFLRELRGKAAKIKEKRDR from the coding sequence ATGGCTTCCCTGCTCGATGACGTCAATGCCGCTTCGGTGCGCACCGACGTCCCGGCGTTCCGCTCCGGCGACACCGTCAACGTCCACGTCCGCGTGATCGAGGGCAACCGCTCCCGTATCCAGCAGTTCAAGGGCATTGTCATCCGCCGTCAGGGCGCGGGCATCAGCGAGACCTTCACGGTCCGCAAGGTCTCCTTCAGCGTCGGCGTCGAGCGCACCTTCCCCGTGCACAGCCCGATCTTCGAGAAGATCGAGCTGATCACGCGCGGCGACGTCCGTCGCGCCAAGCTGTACTTCCTCCGTGAGCTGCGCGGCAAGGCCGCGAAGATCAAGGAGAAGCGCGACCGCTGA
- a CDS encoding YifB family Mg chelatase-like AAA ATPase, whose amino-acid sequence MGFARACSVALVGVEGVVVEVQADLEAGVAAFTLVGLPDKSLVESRDRVRAAVVNSGSEWPQKKLTVGLSPASVPKSGSGFDLAVACAVLGAAERIAPASIADVVMIGELGLDGRVRPVRGVLPAVLAAAEAGYRQVVVPEQTAGEAALVPGVSVLGVRSLRQLIAVLCDEPVPDEAAAHDQGRPDTMLAGLMVPGAGMGTGLARGSAHGEGTWPDLADVAGQERPRKALEVAAAGGHHLLLSGPPGAGKTMLAERLPAILPPLSRQESLEVTAVHSVAGILPPGEPLVSRPPYCAPHHSATMQSLVGGGNGLPRPGAVSLAHRGILFLDEAPEFSVRALDALRQPLESGHVVVARSAGVVRLPARFLMVLAANPCPCGRHTLSGAGCDCPPSAVRRYQARLSGPLLDRVDLRVTVDPVRREDLMGRGGRGESTETVAARVLRARERAAERLAGTPWTTNSEVPGHELRTRLVAAPGALMAAERDMERGMLTARGLDRVLRVAWTVADLRGADRPDASDIGVALELRTGIPRGVPMTSGAS is encoded by the coding sequence ATGGGGTTCGCGCGGGCCTGCTCGGTGGCACTGGTCGGTGTCGAGGGCGTGGTGGTGGAGGTCCAGGCGGACCTGGAGGCCGGGGTCGCGGCGTTCACCCTGGTGGGTCTGCCGGACAAGAGCCTGGTGGAGAGCCGGGACCGGGTCAGGGCCGCCGTGGTCAATTCCGGTTCGGAGTGGCCGCAGAAGAAGCTCACGGTGGGACTGTCCCCGGCCTCGGTGCCCAAAAGCGGTTCGGGATTCGATCTCGCCGTCGCCTGTGCGGTGCTCGGCGCGGCGGAGCGGATCGCCCCCGCCTCCATCGCCGATGTGGTGATGATCGGGGAGCTGGGGTTGGACGGCCGGGTGCGGCCGGTGCGCGGGGTTCTGCCCGCCGTCCTGGCCGCGGCGGAGGCCGGGTACCGGCAGGTGGTCGTACCCGAGCAGACCGCGGGTGAGGCGGCTCTGGTGCCCGGGGTCTCCGTGCTCGGAGTCCGGAGCCTGCGGCAGTTGATCGCCGTGCTCTGCGACGAACCGGTGCCCGACGAGGCGGCGGCCCACGACCAGGGGCGTCCCGACACCATGCTGGCCGGGCTGATGGTGCCCGGCGCGGGGATGGGCACCGGGCTCGCCAGGGGGTCGGCGCACGGCGAGGGCACCTGGCCGGATCTGGCCGACGTCGCGGGTCAGGAGCGGCCGCGCAAGGCCCTGGAGGTCGCGGCGGCGGGCGGACACCACCTTCTGCTGTCAGGACCGCCGGGCGCGGGCAAGACCATGCTGGCCGAACGGCTGCCCGCCATCCTGCCGCCGCTGAGCAGGCAGGAATCCCTTGAGGTGACCGCGGTGCACTCGGTTGCGGGCATCCTGCCGCCGGGCGAACCCCTGGTCTCCCGCCCGCCCTACTGCGCACCGCACCACTCCGCGACCATGCAGTCGCTGGTCGGCGGGGGAAACGGGCTGCCACGGCCCGGCGCGGTCTCGCTGGCGCATCGCGGGATTCTCTTTCTGGACGAGGCTCCGGAATTCTCCGTACGGGCACTGGACGCGCTGCGTCAGCCGCTGGAGTCGGGGCATGTGGTGGTAGCACGCAGCGCCGGGGTGGTACGGCTGCCGGCCCGCTTCCTGATGGTGCTCGCCGCCAACCCCTGCCCCTGCGGGCGGCACACCCTGAGCGGGGCTGGATGCGACTGCCCGCCCTCGGCGGTCCGCCGGTACCAGGCCAGGCTCTCCGGACCGCTGCTCGACCGGGTGGACCTGCGGGTGACCGTGGACCCCGTCAGACGTGAGGACCTGATGGGCCGGGGCGGCCGGGGCGAGTCGACCGAGACGGTCGCCGCCCGGGTGCTCCGGGCCAGGGAGCGGGCCGCGGAGCGGCTGGCGGGCACCCCGTGGACCACGAACAGCGAGGTGCCCGGGCATGAGCTGCGGACCCGGCTGGTCGCGGCGCCGGGTGCGCTGATGGCCGCCGAGCGGGACATGGAGCGGGGCATGCTCACGGCGCGCGGCCTGGACCGGGTGCTGCGGGTGGCGTGGACGGTCGCCGATCTGCGCGGAGCCGACCGCCCGGACGCCTCGGACATCGGGGTGGCCCTGGAACTTCGGACCGGGATTCCGCGCGGGGTCCCGATGACATCGGGGGCGTCATGA
- the lepB gene encoding signal peptidase I codes for MPAQAPVSDAPATTPDADPLAETQDGDGDGDGDRDGEGDGGGRKARKQRPFWKELPLLIGIALVLALLIKTFLVQAFSIPSDSMQDTLQRGDRVLVDKLTPWFGSEPERGEVVVFHDPDNWLAGEPTPESNVVQDFLSFIGLMPSAQEKDLIKRTIAVGGDTVECAKGGPVKVNGKALDEPYIFPGNSACDDKPFGPFKVPDGKIWVMGDHRQDSWDSRYHTEEATKGFVPVEDVVGRAVVVAWPINRWSMLSVPDTFDQSGIDAAAGLAPGAFGVAGALPLVLWRRRRLTSGRTAG; via the coding sequence GTGCCTGCGCAGGCTCCGGTTTCGGACGCGCCCGCTACGACTCCCGATGCGGACCCTCTTGCGGAGACGCAGGACGGGGACGGGGACGGGGACGGGGACAGGGACGGGGAAGGAGACGGGGGCGGGAGGAAGGCGCGGAAGCAGCGGCCCTTCTGGAAGGAGCTGCCCCTTCTTATCGGTATCGCGCTCGTCCTTGCGTTGCTGATCAAGACGTTTCTGGTGCAGGCGTTCTCGATTCCCTCGGACTCGATGCAGGACACGCTTCAGCGGGGCGACCGGGTGCTGGTGGACAAGCTGACGCCGTGGTTCGGCTCGGAGCCCGAGCGCGGTGAAGTAGTGGTGTTCCACGATCCCGACAACTGGCTGGCCGGGGAGCCGACTCCCGAGTCGAATGTGGTGCAGGACTTCCTGAGCTTCATCGGCCTGATGCCGTCGGCCCAGGAGAAGGACCTGATCAAGCGCACGATCGCGGTCGGCGGCGACACAGTGGAGTGCGCGAAGGGCGGCCCCGTCAAGGTGAACGGGAAGGCGCTCGACGAGCCGTACATCTTCCCGGGCAACTCGGCGTGCGACGACAAGCCCTTCGGGCCGTTCAAAGTGCCCGACGGAAAGATCTGGGTGATGGGCGACCACCGGCAGGACTCGTGGGACTCGCGCTATCACACCGAGGAAGCCACCAAGGGTTTCGTGCCCGTCGAGGACGTGGTGGGACGGGCCGTGGTGGTGGCGTGGCCGATCAATCGCTGGTCGATGCTGTCGGTCCCGGACACCTTCGACCAGTCGGGGATCGACGCGGCGGCGGGCCTGGCCCCCGGGGCGTTCGGTGTCGCGGGCGCGCTGCCTCTCGTGCTGTGGCGCCGCCGGAGGCTGACCAGCGGGCGTACCGCCGGGTAG
- a CDS encoding NUDIX hydrolase, protein MPAEARKVARLVLLDPDDRILLMHGFEPEDPASTWWFTPGGGLEGDETREQAALRELAEETGITDVELGPLLWKRMCSFPFDGRRWDQDEWYFLARTTQTATDTSGQTGLERRSVAGLRWWTSAELSAARETVYPTRLAELLRTLLDDGPPRTPLVLAPEIA, encoded by the coding sequence GTGCCCGCTGAGGCGCGCAAGGTCGCCCGCCTGGTGCTCCTCGATCCGGACGACCGCATTCTGCTGATGCACGGGTTCGAACCGGAGGACCCGGCGAGCACCTGGTGGTTCACCCCCGGCGGCGGTCTTGAGGGCGACGAGACCCGGGAGCAGGCAGCCCTGCGGGAGCTGGCCGAGGAAACCGGGATCACGGACGTCGAGCTGGGCCCGCTGCTCTGGAAGCGGATGTGCTCCTTTCCGTTCGACGGGCGGCGCTGGGACCAGGACGAGTGGTACTTCCTGGCCCGCACGACGCAGACCGCGACGGACACCAGCGGGCAGACAGGGCTGGAACGCCGCAGTGTCGCGGGTCTGAGGTGGTGGACCTCCGCCGAACTGTCGGCGGCGCGTGAGACGGTGTACCCGACCAGACTCGCCGAGCTGCTGCGCACGCTGCTCGACGACGGTCCTCCGCGTACGCCACTGGTTCTCGCCCCCGAAATCGCCTGA
- the dprA gene encoding DNA-processing protein DprA yields MTGQRAEGCADAAGGAKRTGASHGRAAGERRMSDGTGSRGGVSDRERLARAALTRVMEPGDVRGGRWLRECGGTELMRRIATRDGSAEQLSGMTARRLAGYRLRARTAEPERDLAAVASVGGRFICPGDREWPSQLDDLGDARPTGLWVRGRPDLRLWALRSVAVVGARACTPYGAHMATALGAGLAERGWVVVSGAAFGVDGAAHRGALAAGGATMAVLACGVDVAYPRGHAELIGRVVEQGLVLGELPPAEHPTRSRFILRNRVIAALTRGTVVVEAEYRSGSLVTARSAQRLGRYTMGVPGPATSGLSAGVHELLRGEGVLVTDAAEVAELVGDIGDLAPPRHGPMLPRDYLDPVCGRVLDALPAHGFVNGREVARAAATSADEALGKLYELHSLGFVEREGDGWRLTKRPTCNGDARRGDS; encoded by the coding sequence ATGACCGGGCAACGGGCGGAGGGCTGCGCGGACGCTGCCGGGGGAGCGAAGCGGACCGGCGCGTCGCACGGGCGGGCGGCCGGTGAGCGGCGGATGTCCGACGGGACAGGATCCCGCGGCGGGGTGAGCGACCGGGAGCGGCTGGCGCGGGCGGCACTGACCCGGGTCATGGAGCCGGGGGACGTACGAGGCGGACGCTGGCTGCGTGAGTGCGGTGGCACGGAGCTGATGCGGCGGATCGCCACCCGGGACGGATCGGCCGAGCAGTTGAGCGGGATGACCGCGAGGCGGTTGGCCGGCTACCGGCTGCGGGCCCGGACCGCCGAGCCCGAGCGGGACCTGGCGGCGGTGGCCTCGGTGGGCGGGCGCTTCATCTGCCCCGGTGACCGGGAATGGCCGAGTCAGCTCGACGACCTGGGCGACGCCAGGCCGACAGGGCTCTGGGTGCGGGGGAGGCCCGATCTGCGGCTCTGGGCGCTGCGCTCGGTCGCCGTGGTCGGAGCCCGCGCCTGCACGCCGTACGGGGCTCATATGGCGACGGCGCTCGGCGCGGGTCTCGCGGAGCGGGGGTGGGTGGTCGTCTCGGGCGCGGCCTTCGGGGTCGACGGGGCGGCTCACCGCGGCGCCCTGGCTGCCGGTGGCGCGACGATGGCGGTACTGGCCTGCGGGGTGGATGTCGCCTACCCGCGCGGTCATGCCGAGCTGATCGGACGCGTGGTCGAACAGGGGCTCGTCCTCGGTGAACTGCCGCCGGCGGAGCATCCCACCCGCAGCAGATTCATTCTCAGGAACAGGGTGATCGCCGCGTTGACGCGGGGAACCGTCGTCGTCGAGGCCGAGTACCGCAGCGGTTCACTCGTCACGGCGCGCAGCGCGCAACGGCTCGGCCGCTACACCATGGGCGTACCGGGCCCCGCCACCAGCGGTCTGTCGGCAGGCGTCCACGAACTCCTGCGGGGCGAGGGCGTGCTGGTGACGGACGCTGCGGAAGTTGCCGAGCTGGTCGGGGACATCGGGGATCTGGCTCCGCCGAGGCACGGTCCGATGCTGCCCCGCGACTACCTGGATCCCGTTTGCGGCAGGGTGCTTGACGCCCTGCCGGCCCATGGATTCGTCAACGGACGGGAGGTCGCGCGCGCCGCGGCCACGAGTGCGGACGAGGCGCTCGGCAAGCTGTACGAACTGCACTCACTGGGGTTCGTCGAACGCGAAGGCGATGGATGGAGGTTGACGAAGCGGCCGACATGCAATGGCGACGCGCGGCGAGGCGATTCTTGA
- the lepB gene encoding signal peptidase I — protein MGNRGRRHGAADPETPLPTGTRPTAARSLPTRAERRKLARKVKRKRRRSAVKEIPLLITVALLIALVLKTFLVQAFVIPSGSMEQTIRIGDRVLVDKLTPWFGSKPQRGDVVVFKNPSDWPPPNPVGESEESPVVIKQVKEVLTFIGLLPSDDEQDLIKRVVAVGGDTVKCCAKDGRLTVNGVAVDEPYIYPGDSPSTIKFEVKVPVGRIFVMGDHRSNSADSRFHLDKTGNGTVSEDAVVGRAVVIAWPFGHWHELEERSAFSSVPDARAGTAAAAVPSNSVSPDPNGLIRLPTPAELPLVMGVVGLHRLGRRRWHGIRSGCGGFGGRRAIRTRRTRGPAGQSGEFRARRDGGLDGE, from the coding sequence ATGGGTAACCGCGGGCGGAGGCACGGCGCCGCGGATCCGGAGACTCCGCTGCCCACCGGCACCCGGCCGACGGCCGCGCGCTCGCTGCCCACTCGCGCGGAGCGGCGCAAGCTGGCCCGCAAGGTGAAGCGGAAGCGGCGCAGGTCGGCGGTGAAGGAGATCCCCCTTCTCATCACCGTCGCACTGCTGATCGCGCTGGTACTCAAGACCTTTCTGGTGCAGGCCTTCGTGATCCCGTCCGGGTCCATGGAACAGACCATCCGGATCGGTGACCGGGTGCTCGTGGACAAGCTGACGCCCTGGTTCGGGTCCAAGCCGCAGCGCGGCGACGTCGTCGTGTTCAAGAACCCTTCGGACTGGCCGCCGCCGAACCCGGTGGGAGAGTCCGAGGAGTCACCCGTCGTCATCAAGCAGGTGAAAGAGGTACTGACCTTCATCGGGCTGTTGCCCTCCGACGACGAGCAGGATCTGATCAAGCGGGTGGTCGCCGTCGGCGGCGACACGGTGAAGTGCTGCGCGAAGGACGGCAGGCTCACCGTCAACGGGGTGGCGGTCGACGAGCCCTACATCTATCCCGGCGATTCGCCTTCCACGATCAAATTCGAGGTAAAGGTTCCAGTCGGAAGAATCTTCGTGATGGGGGACCACCGCTCCAATTCTGCCGATTCGCGCTTCCACCTGGACAAGACAGGCAACGGCACGGTTTCCGAGGATGCGGTCGTGGGGCGGGCCGTGGTGATCGCCTGGCCCTTCGGGCACTGGCACGAGCTGGAGGAACGTTCGGCGTTCTCCTCGGTCCCGGACGCGCGCGCCGGGACGGCGGCTGCCGCCGTACCGTCGAATAGTGTGTCTCCGGATCCCAATGGATTGATCCGGCTCCCGACCCCTGCGGAACTCCCGCTCGTTATGGGAGTGGTGGGCCTGCACCGGCTAGGGCGCAGGCGGTGGCACGGAATAAGGAGTGGATGTGGGGGATTTGGCGGTCGGCGCGCGATCCGGACACGACGAACCCGAGGACCGGCCGGACAATCCGGGGAATTCCGAGCCCGCCGGGACGGCGGACTCGACGGGGAGTGA
- the trmD gene encoding tRNA (guanosine(37)-N1)-methyltransferase TrmD: protein MRLDVVTIFPEYLEPLNVSLVGKARARGRLDVHVHDLREWTYDRHNTVDDTPYGGGPGMVMKTEPWGEALDQTLADGYESGAHSPVLVVPTPSGRPFTQELAVELSGRPWLIFTPARYEGIDRRVTEEYATRVPVVEVSIGDYVLAGGEAAVLVITEAVARLLPGVLGNAESHRDDSFAPGAMANLLEGPVYTKPPEWRGREIPDVLLSGHHGRIARWRRDEAFRRTALHRPDLIERCEATAFDKKDREMLSILGWSPEPGGRFWRRPQAVEE from the coding sequence ATGCGCCTCGACGTCGTCACGATCTTCCCCGAGTACCTGGAACCGCTGAACGTCTCGCTCGTCGGCAAGGCCCGCGCACGCGGGCGCCTCGACGTGCATGTGCATGACCTGCGGGAGTGGACGTACGACCGCCACAACACGGTCGACGACACCCCCTACGGCGGCGGCCCCGGCATGGTCATGAAGACCGAGCCGTGGGGCGAAGCACTGGACCAGACCCTGGCGGACGGTTACGAGTCGGGGGCGCACTCCCCGGTACTCGTGGTGCCCACGCCGAGTGGCCGGCCCTTCACCCAGGAGCTGGCCGTCGAGCTTTCCGGGCGGCCCTGGCTGATCTTCACCCCGGCCCGCTACGAGGGCATCGACCGGCGGGTGACGGAGGAGTACGCCACCCGGGTGCCGGTCGTCGAGGTGTCCATCGGCGACTACGTGCTGGCCGGCGGCGAAGCCGCGGTGCTCGTGATCACGGAAGCGGTGGCCCGGCTGCTGCCCGGCGTGCTCGGCAACGCCGAGTCGCACCGGGACGACTCCTTCGCGCCCGGCGCGATGGCGAACCTGCTGGAGGGCCCCGTCTACACCAAGCCGCCCGAGTGGCGTGGCCGGGAGATCCCGGACGTGCTGCTCAGCGGCCATCACGGGCGGATCGCGCGCTGGCGCCGGGACGAGGCCTTCCGTCGTACCGCACTCCACCGACCCGATCTGATCGAGCGCTGCGAGGCGACGGCCTTCGACAAGAAGGACCGGGAGATGCTCTCCATCCTCGGCTGGTCACCGGAGCCCGGCGGCCGATTTTGGCGCAGGCCCCAAGCCGTGGAAGAATAG
- the lepB gene encoding signal peptidase I yields the protein MAVGARSGHDEPEDRPDNPGNSEPAGTADSTGSDGGTPSGGSTAQKKPRSFWKELPLLIGIALILALLIKTFLVQAFSIPSDSMQNTLQRGDRVLVDKLTPWFGSEPERGEVVVFHDPGGWLEDTTAPDPNVVQKFLSFIGLMPSAEEKDLIKRVIAIGGDTVECKENGPVTVNGKALDDKSFIFEGNTPCNDKPFGPIKIPKDRIWVMGDHRQNSLDSRYHQELPGGGTVSVDEVVGRAVVIAWPVNRWATLPIPKTFDQPGLNAAMGAAPGAIGIAGAVPLVLWRRRRAERDSVRQ from the coding sequence TTGGCGGTCGGCGCGCGATCCGGACACGACGAACCCGAGGACCGGCCGGACAATCCGGGGAATTCCGAGCCCGCCGGGACGGCGGACTCGACGGGGAGTGACGGCGGCACCCCGAGCGGCGGCAGCACGGCGCAGAAGAAGCCCCGCTCCTTCTGGAAGGAGCTGCCCCTCCTTATCGGTATCGCGCTCATCCTTGCGTTGTTGATCAAGACATTCCTGGTGCAGGCGTTCTCGATCCCCTCGGACTCGATGCAGAACACGCTTCAGCGGGGCGACCGGGTGCTGGTCGACAAGCTGACGCCGTGGTTCGGCTCGGAGCCCGAGCGCGGTGAAGTGGTCGTCTTCCACGACCCGGGCGGCTGGCTTGAGGACACCACCGCACCCGATCCGAACGTGGTGCAGAAGTTCCTCAGTTTCATCGGTCTGATGCCGTCGGCCGAGGAGAAGGACCTGATCAAGCGCGTCATCGCGATCGGCGGTGACACGGTGGAGTGCAAGGAGAACGGGCCGGTCACGGTCAACGGCAAGGCGCTCGACGACAAGTCGTTCATCTTCGAGGGCAACACTCCCTGCAACGACAAGCCGTTCGGGCCGATCAAGATCCCCAAGGACCGCATCTGGGTCATGGGCGACCACCGCCAGAACTCCCTCGACTCCCGCTACCACCAGGAGCTGCCGGGCGGCGGCACCGTCTCCGTCGACGAGGTGGTCGGCCGGGCCGTGGTCATCGCGTGGCCGGTCAACCGCTGGGCGACCCTGCCGATCCCGAAGACCTTCGACCAGCCGGGGCTGAACGCCGCGATGGGCGCGGCGCCGGGTGCGATCGGTATCGCCGGAGCCGTGCCGCTCGTGCTCTGGCGGCGCAGGCGGGCCGAGCGTGACTCCGTCCGGCAGTAG